Below is a genomic region from Pseudomonas extremaustralis.
ACAGCAAGTCGTATGGGGTGAGTATTTCCCAGTACACGCCGAACATGGCCAAGGTGCTCAAACGTCCTGAGCCGACCGGCTGGATCATCGACTCCGAGTTCTCGGACATGTGGTACGGCTTCTACTGCTACGAGACCACAAGCTTCGTAATCAAGGGCAACACCTACAAAGACAACATCGTCTACGGCATTGACCCCCACGACCGTTCCCACGGCCTGATCATCGCGGACAACACCGTCCATGGCACCAAGAAGAAGCACGGCATCATCATTTCCCGGGAAGTGAACGACAGCTTTATCTTCAACAACCGCAGCTACGACAACAAACTCTCGGGCCTGGTACTCGACCGTAACAGCGTCAACAACTTCGTGGCCGACAACGAGTTCTACCGCAACCACACCGACGGCATCACCCTCTATGAGAGCGGCGACAACCTGCTGTGGGGCAACAAGGTGATTGCCAACCGTCGTCACGGCATCCGGGTGCGCAACAGCGTGAACATCAAGCTGTACGAAAACACCTCGATGGCCAACGGCCTGACCGGCCTCTACGGCCACATCAAGGACTTGACCGACACCGACCGCGACATCGCCCTCGACCCGTTCGACACCAAGGTCTCGCTGATCGTGGTCGGCGGTGAACTGGCGGGCAACGGCAGCGGGCCGCTGTCCATCGACTCGCCGTTGAGCGTCGAGCTGTACCGCGTGTCGATGCTGGCGCCGACCAAATCCAGCGGCATCAGCTTCTCCGGCGTACTGGGCGATCGTCAGGAAGAAATTCTCGACCTGCTGGTGCGCCAGCGCAAAGCCGTGCTGATCGACCCTGTCGAACGCCAGACCGAAATGCAGGACTGAGGATGACCCTTATGCACCCACACATGATCAAACTGCTGAGCCTCTCGGGTCTGACCCTCGGCCTGCTCGCGGCCAGCCAGGGCGTGCGCGCCGACGCCGTCAAAGCGCCGACCTTCACCGCCGAACCGTG
It encodes:
- the algG gene encoding mannuronan 5-epimerase AlgG, with protein sequence MGACAMNAQSLLVAAMLVASATAFADTAAKAPTIAKELQQAKTYTISSPPTAPLEMPKPALPDLSGYTAAAIEKKIVRGKPGKISIRRMMQEDALKDFIGGDNKMAEWVVRQHGIPQAIFVDDGYMNLKDLLGKVPKQYLSETAPGVFLAKLPIVVGRKGILDIDKNTQELRLSQEAGAFLINDGQLFVRDTKVTGWNEKANGPALFKSPKEFRPFLLAWGGTETYISNTKMASFGYANSKSYGVSISQYTPNMAKVLKRPEPTGWIIDSEFSDMWYGFYCYETTSFVIKGNTYKDNIVYGIDPHDRSHGLIIADNTVHGTKKKHGIIISREVNDSFIFNNRSYDNKLSGLVLDRNSVNNFVADNEFYRNHTDGITLYESGDNLLWGNKVIANRRHGIRVRNSVNIKLYENTSMANGLTGLYGHIKDLTDTDRDIALDPFDTKVSLIVVGGELAGNGSGPLSIDSPLSVELYRVSMLAPTKSSGISFSGVLGDRQEEILDLLVRQRKAVLIDPVERQTEMQD